The proteins below are encoded in one region of Longimicrobiales bacterium:
- a CDS encoding RagB/SusD family nutrient uptake outer membrane protein — MRLLKNAKIAVLLPLIIVASACDDLVLEPHSAVSNDAYFKQIGDYEAAIIGVYDQISIADYYGRSLYLMADIMGEDVKQNGSANRYQEFADFEGQIVTGHGFEQELWAEGYEGINMLNMIIQAEFDGPTSVQADYQQIMGEVYALRGLIYFDLVRMYGQHYTFTSGGAHPGVPIVLEPDVTLLPARNTVGEVYTQAISDLTRGISMMSQTRGGSFMMTASAAQAVLSRIYLYMEDWANVVTMSNSVISSGRYALVEGQAYVDQFKAGGSSEAIFEIQNTDTDGNNALGSMYRATGYGDYLPAKDLLDLIDPADVRMQMFQIDPGLAGIYASYRVMKWPSSTSTDNIPVIRLSEVYLNRAEAHARSGNTAGAQADLNMIRQRGLSSAPAVVATGQALLDAIALERRIELGYEGHRIHDLMRYKMDINRVDVTGDVAFMGYPCQFCILPIPQYETDANPNMTQNAGY; from the coding sequence ATGAGACTCTTAAAGAATGCGAAGATTGCGGTGCTGTTGCCGTTGATCATAGTCGCGTCCGCATGTGACGATCTTGTCCTGGAGCCCCACTCTGCCGTGTCGAACGACGCGTATTTCAAGCAGATCGGGGACTACGAGGCCGCTATCATCGGCGTATACGACCAAATCTCCATCGCGGACTACTATGGCCGCAGCCTCTACCTGATGGCAGACATCATGGGTGAGGACGTGAAGCAGAACGGTTCGGCGAACCGTTATCAGGAATTCGCCGACTTCGAAGGCCAGATTGTGACCGGTCACGGCTTCGAGCAAGAGCTGTGGGCGGAGGGCTACGAAGGCATCAACATGCTCAACATGATCATCCAGGCCGAGTTCGATGGGCCGACAAGCGTGCAGGCCGACTACCAACAGATCATGGGTGAGGTCTACGCGCTTCGCGGGTTGATCTATTTCGACCTGGTGAGGATGTATGGGCAGCACTACACCTTCACCTCGGGTGGGGCACACCCCGGCGTTCCCATCGTCCTGGAGCCGGATGTAACCTTGCTCCCAGCACGGAACACCGTGGGCGAGGTCTACACCCAGGCTATATCGGATCTCACTCGCGGGATTTCGATGATGAGCCAGACCCGGGGTGGATCCTTCATGATGACCGCAAGCGCGGCCCAGGCGGTCCTGTCTAGGATCTACCTGTACATGGAGGATTGGGCCAACGTCGTGACCATGTCCAATTCGGTCATCTCCAGCGGCAGGTATGCGCTGGTGGAAGGCCAGGCGTATGTGGATCAGTTCAAGGCCGGTGGGTCGTCGGAGGCCATCTTCGAGATCCAGAACACCGACACGGACGGGAACAACGCCCTCGGCAGCATGTACAGAGCCACTGGATACGGGGACTACCTCCCGGCCAAAGATCTGTTGGACCTGATTGATCCCGCCGACGTGCGGATGCAGATGTTCCAGATTGACCCTGGGCTCGCAGGGATCTATGCGAGCTATCGCGTCATGAAGTGGCCCAGCTCGACCTCGACGGACAACATTCCTGTCATCAGGCTGTCCGAGGTCTACCTGAACCGGGCAGAGGCGCACGCACGTTCCGGCAACACTGCCGGGGCGCAGGCTGACCTGAACATGATCCGCCAGAGAGGTCTTTCCAGTGCGCCGGCAGTGGTGGCTACCGGCCAGGCCCTCCTCGATGCCATTGCTCTCGAGCGGCGGATTGAGCTGGGATATGAGGGCCATCGGATCCACGATCTGATGCGCTATAAGATGGACATCAACAGGGTCGACGTCACTGGCGACGTGGCTTTCATGGGTTACCCGTGTCAGTTCTGCATTCTGCCGATTCCGCAGTACGAAACGGATGCGAATCCGAACATGACGCAGAACGCAGGATACTGA